In Rosa chinensis cultivar Old Blush chromosome 1, RchiOBHm-V2, whole genome shotgun sequence, a genomic segment contains:
- the LOC112168204 gene encoding serine carboxypeptidase-like 17 translates to MQLQGYLLGNPVSDSFIDVNERIPYVHQVSLISDEIYEAAKTNCSGDYVNVELNNTLCVTALQKIKDCLLQINLAQILEPQCAFASGRRTELDGILELEKQVLWITSFQSLSYLNCIAGCVDTFHEEKSKRERRKENKALTMELLAVAYSSLVAKMEEIIYRLVMLEFSATQKYSFASNSTYNVEEAGDL, encoded by the exons ATGCAACTCCAA GGATACTTGCTTGGAAATCCAGTTTCAGATTCTTTTATTGATGTAAATGAGAGAATCCCATATGTTCACCAAGTGTCACTCATTTCAGATGAAATCTATGAG GCTGCTAAAACTAATTGCAGTGGGGACTATGTCAATGTGGAACTTAACAATACACTTTGTGTTACTGCTCTTCAAAAAATTAAAGAT TGTCTTCTACAAATAAATCTTGCACAAATTTTGGAACCCCAATGTGCTTTTGCATCTGGTAGAAGAACTGAGTTGGATGGGATCTTAGAGCTCGAGAAGCAAGTACTATGGATTACCTCCTTTCAGAGTCTAAGCTACCTGAACTGCATTGCCGG TTGTGTAGATACTTTTCACGAAGAGAAGAGCAAacgtgaaagaagaaaagaaaacaaagctttgACTATGGAATTGTTGGCTGTGGCATATTCGTCCCTTGTAGCCAAAATGGAGGAGATTATATATAGGTTGGTCATGCTGGAATTTTCAGCCACACAGAAGTATTCTTTTGCATCTAATTCAACTTACAATGTGGAAGAGGCTGGTGATCTGTAA
- the LOC112168208 gene encoding leucine-rich repeat receptor protein kinase MSL1: MGSHKTFIHLLLLVHFFLRATAFANSRAANESFSAACIEEERKALLEFKKGPFEVLPDWDGVDCCKWDGIACSYQTGHVISVHLSFYALSGPLPKSIGNLSHLHTLVLSENALSGPLPKSIGNLSHLQILNLSVNAFSGPLPTSIGNLPHLQTLVLSENAISGPLPASIGNLPHLQTLVLSRNAISGSLPASIRNLSHLQTLVLSENAISGQLPTWIGNLLDLQNLDLSSNVISGPIPKSIGSLPQLQILHLSVNTISGPLPISIGNLSHLQALHLTANVISGPLPTSIGDLENLRMLDLFDNSISGPLPTSIGNLSCLQSLGLDGNPKLNGTIPESIGQLSKLTDLFLWSGWNGIISENHFQNLTKLVQFGLSCPASNSLVFTVNHNWIPLFNLTSLSITDCKLMSPAFPAWLRTQTFLTSITLSNVGISDTIPDWFLRNAPFLGMVDLSKNQLRGRLPKSVNSLLRSVYLNINNLEGSLPFWPNVTDLILASNRFSGPIPLNIGNQMPMLSNLDLSRNNIHGTIPSFLNSTELQSLDLSRNYLSGSIPMDWSGLEGLIDLDLSNNNLSGQIPFTMCSQLPMLEWLRLSNNNFSGELPMFLQYCQWLGALDLSRNKFSGALPESIGECLQSLSYLLLGANMLAGNIPQQLCGLSNLQVLDLSHNNLSGSLPRCLGKLEKLTKVGGWPTFVIPMHMDLNVKGVEYDYTSDLVGLIYKIDLSSNNLWGEIPKEITNLTALGSLNLSHNRLTGKIPDGIGSLRLLEALDLSSNHLRGPIPSSMTSMTSLSKLNLSHNNFSGPIPSTNQFLTFNDPSSFGGNSGLCGHPLPTECSSSSNNDKDPEVEEDECEKMWLYAITGLGFIVGFWAVFGSLVIKRSWRHAYFKFLDKMKDRLSFW, translated from the coding sequence ATGGGTAGCCACAAAACTTtcattcatcttcttcttcttgttcatttTTTCCTTCGAGCCACAGCTTTTGCAAACTCTAGGGCTGCTAATGAGAGTTTCAGTGCGGCTTGCATTGAGGAGGAGAGGAAGGCCCTCCTTGAATTCAAAAAAGGCCCTTTCGAAGTGCTTCCTGATTGGGATGGGGTAGACTGCTGCAAATGGGATGGCATAGCCTGCAGTTACCAAACAGGCCATGTCATCTCGGTACACCTTTCCTTTTATGCACTCTCTGGTCCACTTCCGAAATCAATCGGAAACCTGTCACATTTGCATACCTTGGTGCTTTCAGAAAATGCACTCTCTGGTCCACTGCCGAAGTCAATAGGAAATCTGTCACATTTGCAGATCCTAAACCTCTCAGTAAATGCCTTCTCCGGTCCACTGCCAACGTCAATAGGAAACCTGCCACATTTGCAGACCTTGGTGCTCTCAGAAAATGCAATCTCTGGTCCACTTCCGGCGTCAATAGGAAACCTGCCACATTTGCAGACCTTGGTGCTCTCAAGAAATGCAATCTCTGGTTCTCTTCCGGCGTCAATACGAAACCTGTCACATTTGCAGACCTTGGTGCTCTCAGAAAATGCAATCTCTGGTCAACTACCTACTTGGATAGGAAATCTGTTAGATTTGCAAAATCTGGACCTCTCAAGCAATGTAATATCTGGTCCAATTCCGAAGTCAATAGGAAGCCTCCCGCAGTTGCAGATACTTCACCTCTCAGTCAATACAATCTCCGGTCCACTTCCGATATCAATAGGCAATCTGTCACATTTGCAGGCTCTGCACCTCACAGCAAATGTAATCTCTGGTCCACTTCCCACGTCAATAGGAGATCTGGAAAATTTACGCATGCTGGACCTCTTTGACAACTCAATCTCCGGTCCACTACCTACGTCAATAGGAAATCTGTCATGTTTACAGAGCCTGGGACTTGATGGAAACCCAAAATTGAATGGAACCATTCCAGAAAGTATCGGACAACTTAGCAAGTTGACGGATTTGTTTCTTTGGAGTGGTTGGAACGGCATCATATCTGAAAATCATTTTCAGAACCTCACAAAATTGGTACAGTTTGGTTTATCATGTCCTGCATCTAACTCTCTTGTTTTCACCGTCAATCACAACTGGATTCCTCTCTTCAATCTTACGTCTCTCTCTATCACTGATTGCAAGCTAATGAGCCCTGCATTTCCAGCATGGCTGAGAACTCAAACATTCCTTACTAGTATAACTCTCTCAAATGTTGGAATTTCAGACACAATACCTGATTGGTTTCTGAGAAATGCACCATTCCTTGGAATGGTGGATCTTTCTAAGAACCAGTTAAGGGGAAGGCTTCCTAAATCGGTAAATTCACTTCTTCGAAGTGTTTATTTGAATATCAACAATTTGGAGGGTTCCCTTCCATTTTGGCCAAATGTAACAGATCTCATCTTGGCAAGCAATAGATTTTCAGGACCAATACCCTTGAACATTGGCAATCAGATGCCAATGTTGTCTAATCTAGATCTTTCAAGAAATAATATACACGGTACTATTCCTTCTTTTTTGAATAGCACCGAGTTGCAGAGTCTTGACCTCTCAAGGAATTATTTATCAGGAAGCATTCCTATGGATTGGTCGGGGTTAGAAGGCCTCATAGACCTAGATCTTTCCAATAACAATCTATCTGGTCAAATTCCCTTCACTATGTGCTCACAACTACCAATGCTTGAATGGTTGAGATTAAGCAACAACAATTTTTCCGGGGAGCTTCCAATGTTCTTGCAGTATTGTCAATGGCTGGGTGCACTGGATCTTTCAAGAAACAAATTCTCTGGGGCATTACCAGAGTCGATTGGAGAATGCCTACAATCATTGTCATATCTACTTCTAGGAGCCAACATGCTTGCTGGAAATATACCTCAACAATTATGCGGTCTCTCCAATCTTCAGGTTTTAGACCTTTCTCATAATAATCTATCAGGTTCCCTCCCTAGATGTCTTGGCAAGTTGGAAAAACTGACAAAAGTAGGTGGTTGGCCAACCTTTGTCATTCCTATGCATATGGATTTAAATGTCAAAGGAGTAGAATACGATTATACTTCTGATCTTGTAGGACTCATATACAAGATAGACCTATCAAGTAATAACTTATGGGGAGAAATACCGAAGGAGATAACAAATCTCACCGCCTTGGGTAGTTTGAATTTGTCACATAACCGTTTGACTGGAAAGATACCAGATGGTATCGGAAGCTTACGTCTGTTAGAGGCTCTTGACCTCTCTAGTAATCATCTACGGGGTCCAATTCCTTCAAGCATGACCTCCATGACTTCACTAAGCAAATTGAACTTGTCACATAACAACTTTTCTGGGCCAATTCCATCAACCAACCAGTTCCTTACCTTCAACGATCCATCCTCATTTGGAGGAAACTCAGGGCTTTGTGGGCATCCATTGCCAACCGAATGCAGCTCATCCTCCAACAATGATAAGGATCCAGAGGTTGAAGAAGATGAATGTGAAAAAATGTGGTTGTATGCAATCACAGGGTTGGGGTTCATTGTGGGATTTTGGGCTGTGTTTGGCAGCTTGGTGATAAAGAGGTCATGGAGACATGCTTATTTCAAGTTTCTTGACAAGATGAAAGATAGGCTCTCCTTCTGGTAG
- the LOC112181520 gene encoding uncharacterized protein LOC112181520 has protein sequence MRSFFSKGSMIAILLLAFCLISEAQQCRPSGRIRGRKPPPGQCNQEDDSDCCKAGKMYPTYSCSPPTSGNTKAYLTLNSFEAGGDGGGPSECDGKYHNDNTPVVALSTGWYNGGSRCLNNIKINGNGHSVVAMVVDECDSTEGCDADHDYQPPCPNNIVDASKAVWKALGVSKDNWGGLDITWSDQCRPSGRIRGRKPPPGQCNQEDDSDCCKAGKMYPTYTCSPPMSGNTKAYLTLNSFEAGGDGGGPSECDGQYHDDNTPVVALSTGWYNGGSRCLKNIRINGNGQSVVAMVVDECDSTEGCDADHDYQPPCPNNIVDASKAVWKALGVSEDNWGGLDITWSDA, from the exons ATGAGGAGCTTCTTCTCTAAAGGGTCTATGATAGCCATTCTTCTTTTGGCATTTTGCTTGATTAGTGAAGCTCAGCAATGTCGTCCAAGCGGAAGGATTAGGGGAAGGAAGCCCCCTCCAGGACAATGTAACCAAGAAGACGACTCTGACTGTTGCAAAGCCGGAAAAATGTACCCGACATATTCGTGCTCACCACCAACATCTGGCAACACTAAGGCATACCTCACTCTCAACAGCTTTGAGGCGGGTGGTGACGGGGGTGGCCCATCTGAATGTGATGGAAAGTACCACAATGACAACACTCCAGTTGTGGCATTATCTACCGGATGGTACAATGGTGGATCAAGGTGCCTTAACAACATCAAAATTAACGGTAATGGGCACAGCGTGGTGGCCATGGTGGTGGATGAGTGTGACTCAACTGAGGGATGTGATGCTGATCATGATTACCAGCCTCCTTGTCCTAACAACATTGTTGATGCCTCCAAGGCTGTCTGGAAAGCTTTAGGTGTGTCTAAAGACAACTGGGGTGGCTTAGATATTACATGGTCTGAC CAATGCCGTCCTAGTGGTAGAATCAGAGGAAGGAAGCCCCCTCCTGGACAATGCAACCAGGAGGACGACTCTGACTGCTGCAAAGCAGGAAAAATGTACCCAACATACACGTGCTCGCCACCTATGTCTGGCAACACCAAGGCCTACCTCACTCTTAACAGCTTCGAAGCAGGCGGTGACGGAGGAGGCCCATCTGAATGTGACGGCCAGTACCATGATGACAACACTCCAGTTGTGGCACTATCCACCGGATGGTACAATGGTGGATCAAGGTGCCTTAAGAACATCAGAATTAACGGTAATGGGCAGAGTGTGGTGGCCATGGTGGTGGATGAGTGTGACTCTACTGAAGGATGTGATGCAGACCATGATTACCAGCCTCCTTGTCCTAACAACATTGTTGATGCCTCCAAGGCTGTTTGGAAAGCCTTGGGTGTGTCTGAAGACAATTGGGGCGGCTTAGACATCACTTGGTCCGATGCTTAA
- the LOC112168223 gene encoding LOW QUALITY PROTEIN: photosystem II protein D1 (The sequence of the model RefSeq protein was modified relative to this genomic sequence to represent the inferred CDS: inserted 1 base in 1 codon) — MGREWELSFRLGMRHWIAVAYSALVAAAVFLIYPIGQGSFSYGMPLGIFGTFNFMIVFQAEHNILMHPFHMLGVAGVFGSSWQFHPEGHQNVRTGPAYFTSTNRRHRGRSTTPRNQXHENFFRNNSFYLLLIRIGTNKNGWDNKHPSRSYFGYPYNH; from the exons ATGGGTCGTGAGTGGGAACTTAGTTTCCGTCTGGGTATGCGCCATTGGATTGCTGTTGCATATTCAGCTCTTGTTGCAGCTGCTGTTTTCTTGATCTACCCAATTGGTCAAGGAAGCTTTTCTTACGGTATGCCTCTAGGAATCTTTGGTACTTTCAACTTCATGATTGTATTCCAAGCTGAGCACAACATCCTTATGCACCCATTTCACATGCTAGGTGTGGCTGGTGTATTTGGCAGCTCCTGGCAATTCCACCCAGAAG GCCATCAAAatgtcaggaccggccctgcctACTTCACTAGTACCAATAGGAGGCATAGGGGAAGAAGCACTACTCCTAGGAATC CACATGAAAACTTTTTTAGAAATAATTCCTTTTACTTATTACTTATCAGGATTGGGACTAACAAGAATGGTTGGGACAACAAACATCCATCTCGTTCGTATTTTGGATACCCGTATAACCATTGA